The window ctttattaatttctttacacatttctgcctcattatgcaactgagggggctgtcactcagcGTGTGTCATGGGATCATTAATACCACTAATTGTGCTTTGTATCTGAGGTCAGTTAGCACTTGtaccaaacaattaattgacAGGTTTGTCAGTGGACAGAtttgaattttgaaaaatgaattgTCTTACTTACTGTTCAATGAAAATACCAAATATTTACCAAATACTGCTGAACAAAATGACTGTGAGGAATTCTTTTCtctatttcacaacaataataAAGTGACTACAGTGGCGTTTGGGGCCAGGATGTGACTGTGAGCCCCAGTTGGTACCTGAGGTAATGTCAATACTGTGTCGGTCTTCCTCCAATCTTCTTATCTTCTCCTCCAGTTCACTCTGCACCGtgtcaaacagcagcagcttctcACTCTGGGAGATAGAAACAATAATACACAGGTTGGTCTTGGTTAGATTGGGGTACAATTCAGTCTGTTTCGATAGTGGATACTGTGGCAAAAACCCAAACATCCCAAACTACAGTGGATACCCTACATTGTAGAGGCAGTAATCTAtttgaacaaaatgtgttttgacaTGGAAAATACAAACCTAACCCCCACATAAGACTCATTTGTTGACCTCTCACCTCCCAGTGTTGGCAGGCAGCCTGGATCTCACACTCGTACTTGTTCTTCACCGACTCCAAGCACAGCTCCCTGTAGATCCCTGTGACAAGCATTTCAACATCAAATCAGTCTGAGGCAGCCAGCAGTAAAGATTTGAGCCTTTGAACTACAAAACACAtagttttgttttatcattttgtaGCTTTcaagtggtgttccttatgttttcaaatccaaacattcaacATGTTGGTCCAAGTACTgtacgtatgttttagtgtGTAAATGCTATCTTCCCAAGATCTTCTAAAAaccttttcccacatgacctgatataggtttctgcatgatgatgatgctacaaacacacagcgatcagccataacattatgacagcatgggcaccctgaccggtctgcggctacgcagccccatacgcaaccaactgcgatgcactgtgtgttctgacacctttctatcggaaccacaATTAAcgttttcagcaatttgagctccagtagctcttctcttggatcggacaacacgggccagccttcgctccccacgtgcatcactgagcctcgggtctgaccctgttgccggttcaccggtttaccttccttggaccacttttggtaggtcctgaccactgcagactgggaacatcccacaagagctgcagttctggagatgctctgacccagtcgtccaGCCATCAcagtttggcccttgtcaaagtcgctcacatccttacgctggcccacttcttctgcttccaacacaaagttcaaaatgttcacatgctgtctaatatatcccccccactgccaggtgtcattgtaacgagataatcaatgttattcacttcacctgtcagtggtcataatgttatggctgatcggtgtatatccttatccgtagtcagtgtattatctatagtaacttagatggcagtCGGCATGCACCCActttagagaagcagacaggagtacaagcacggaagctaagcaatgtactgctgtggacgccacgatAGTTTGGATGCGatagtcacacaataacacaaaccaaCTAACAGATCGAGGCAGAGCAGTAACTCTCCTGTTCTGCGAggtgaaattactgtttttgtcaaaggagtctggtggctttggagaTCACCCTTTGCTTTTGCCGTAATAACGCAAAGTAAGTAACACATCCTAACTCACTGTCATAGGTGGCTGACATGTAAAGTcaaatttaaaatattgaagTACATTACAGCAAAGCCTGTAATGTTACATTGACCCACCAGCAACTTTGGTCCTTATCTGCATGTTCTCCTGCAAGTTGGCTAGAGGTTCCAGGTACTCTTGGGCACAGCCAGCCATTACCTCCTGCAGCTTGATGTCCACCTGGCTCAGGCGCTCCTTGTACAACCTGAACAGTGGAAAATAAGGAGGCAAGGAACAATTCAATCAGTTCACAAGCTTAAACTGGCTGGGGAAACTCCAGCGTCATTTCAGCATTACAGTGAGCAATCTCAAAACAGTGgtaataaataagaaatgtgaATTAAACTCAACAGGTATTTAGAAAGTGTAGGCTATGAGGGAAAGCAGAAAAAGACTGTTTCAAAAACAATCTGATTTCCCAACTCTGGTGTGCAGAATAGCAAAATAATATCTCGTCTCTCCAGAACAGGATGCTGTGGCCGAACTACAGCAGGAGGCCATTTAGTTAACGTACTTGCCAGTATGACTGATATCGTCTCAAATACACCGGCTGAGATTAACATATTATAAGTCTTTTTCAAAAAAGAATTTCATCTCAAAATGATGGTCAGCTTGTCAAAATTGCTGATGGTAAATACTTTTTATGACCTACAAAGATTTACAAgaacattgtttttattttattaacaaaaagcaaatgtggaggtggaggagtttAAATACCAGGTCCAGGCTAAATGCATACAATCATGGGCAGAAGAAATCTGGCAAAAGCCAAAATTGAGAACTTACTGTTTATTTAAGAAAGATTACAAATGTGAAAATTTGTTAAATATAATTTGCCTAAAAATCAGAGGTGACTTTGTGCACAGTTAAGATATGGTATATTACCACTACATACTGAAACAGGAAGATACTGAGGTGTAATTGAAGACGAAAGACTGTGTCAATACTGTGAACTAAATGATGTTGAGAATgaaattcatttcattttatttttgtcatttatatCATGATTTAcaacaaatattatttaaatgttccTGGTTTAGATTTGATGTATATTTGtgattgtatttttgttgtatttccatTGTGGGATATATCCTGGAGCAATATTTGTGGGGGGTTCATGTTTATGATTATGTTTGGATGATGTTATGTTAACATGTATGTTTGGATGATGCTTaaggtgaccaggtgtcccactttacgagggactgcacagcatttttatcccttgtcccacgtcccacatattgagacgatgtcccacattttcattggatCTACTTTTCAAAAGCCAAACCACTGTAGGACAGACGCTTCttttaaaatctggcttttatcaaatggctgtgaagaaagcagggaaggctgtcatcacggggttgtttgctgtcaaactgcgcacaCGTGGGTCAACTGCAGGTTAACATCTCACCGTCGTTGCTACGCTATGCCCTACGGGGAAAATTGTGAGTCACCGCAGagtcacaagctatgcagatttaggtcgaatatgatggaaactaccacaaagaaaacgaaaagcagctacaacaaagactgtgaaactatttatttatcagccgagtttttgtgaaatttgccagttatttttcaatgtcACACAGGGGGTTAATACGACGTGAATCGACACAGTTCATGTgtcaaaaagagatgtgccgatctatggatgcattcggggCAAAGCATAGAGCTGTTAaaagataaggggcagaatagaaatgtttattatttaagttagataggcattatatcaaaattgtagactacctctcagccttggtaacgtgtcccacattgtcccacacaaacatactctttgtctcacatttggtttgttgggatctggtcaccctgaTGATGCTGGTGTATTGCGCTGTTAGATGATGGTGGGCTAACATGCCGGAAGGTTAGATTTGTtgttagttaaagggactgtttgtaacttcttacacgtataaatcacccgggttggtgtcccatgagCGCTCaaatatgcgcgctcgcatatgcgcgggggagaccgtagcttggTCTCCAGAgtcggagtctctgctgtactctgctcctctgcctgcttgccttcactcagccccctccacctcacgtgcatgcgcgcacactccacactgcagaagacttcgtagctctgagaatatctactgaatgtacagtggacgtttatgcagaaatcaatgctgcagctcctccagaccaacagaggctttccgtgtcttgtgaagtgatgggactccgcagcgagaaacgttatcgtctcagaccgggtgccggtgtcttccctccgacagcggtcgggaggctgaagcaggaaaagccaacactaggatcagcattgattcatggagagaccttcgtctggtcagctaacattactgccaagcaggtgaactatagagtgatattgtggttatAGCTGACGTGTTTCGCCtcttgagcgatgctccttcatgtctatttagagcgagcaagcgcgagcccgacgctgactttcgttgacttaacggccacaggtgtcgctgttaacaagcatttcggattcttacaaacagtccctttaatgtgtcTGAATAATCCCATGAGGGATGAGTTATGTATAATGACCAGACAcgaaaataaatcattcattcatacatacaAGTAATTGACTAATGGCTGAGTACCACCTGTTTTTACAGTGTCTTTATGGAGAATACGGCTGATCATCACTTGGACACAGTATCCCAagcaaacagatgaaatgacaAGCATCTCAGAGTCTCTGGCACAGACCTTAATGAACTTCAACATGAAAAGTACACTGTTGATTGagagcagacagcagcagcaggtgaagGCTGTATTTAGTTGGGAACAACATGTGAAGGGGACTTACTGCTCCTTCAAGTCAGTGAACTGTTTCTCCAGGGTGGTCATCTCATCCAGGcactccatcctcctcctctcacagtCCTCATCATCCATCTCTGTTCACAGAAACACATGACAGCTTTGACATCACCTCCATATCTACAACTGGTACTGCTTTTCCTCTCATCCACCATCATAACAGATGTGCATATTCAGTTCATTCAGCAGTGGGTTGATATTTAAGGCCTGTTTGTTCCTACCCGAGCTGTCTCCATCTTCAGACACGGAGGAGCTCACAGTGTCCTCCTCGTCGGTGCTGCTGCCGTCCTGCTCTGGAAAGTCCACCTCCATTTCTTCGTGGttgctttctttcttctccCGGGCGTGAACCGGCATTGCGACTTCCAGACTTGCCGGTGGTAACGGGGGGGTTAGAAGCGCTGTTCGTGAATTTTAACCCCGAATAGAGAGGCAAATGTAGCTCAGACAGCTAACCGGTTAGCTAGCCCGCATCTAGACAGCTGGTAACGCAAACATGGCCTCCgtcaaccaatcagaggagGCTTTACTGAGTCCGTCCAATCAGATGTCGGTATGGGTAACTAATGGCTACGCAAAGACTGTAGGGACTTGTAGTTTCTTAAACTTTTTCTGAAGCAATAATACTATTTGTGCAGGTATTCCAATACATATTTTTCTGAGGGGTTTGgaaacattattatattatattatattatattatattatattatattatattatattatattatattatattatattaaattatattatattatatttcattatattatattatattatattattttatattatattatattattttatactatattatattatattatattatattatattatattatattatattatattattttatattattttatactatattatattatactatattatattatattatattatattatattatattatattatattatattatattatatttcattctcactgtgcaatatcattttccacttgtgcaattttgttaatagtctgtttattgtcaatactgtatatactgctcctatttttatacttccttctatttaaatggttcatattttgttacactttgtttagctcttttttttactgtgttagctgattcatcttgttttttgcactatcccctttgccttctgtacactgcaaatttcctcactgtgggactaataaaggaatatctgatctgatctaatcttatcttatctaaaaCTGTAAATTTAAGCTTGATTACCTGTTAATAGTTAGTCATAGTTCTTCATGAAGACCCCACAATGGACTATTTGACCCTTGAGCTTCTGGAACAGGACTGCAGGGCATCTGTACCTGAATTCACTATGCTAATTAACAACTGCCTACCTGGATTATTGTAAGACCCCTTTATTAGTGacttattatcatttattattaactACAGAAGATTTACTAAATTTCGCTGATGACCTAATAGGGTCTACATGCATGATTTATCAATATTTAACTGCAGCCTTGATGGTTTattatcaattattaattaCCAACATTTAGTTAGGCTATTTATTCCATCAATGACCATTAATGACTCAAAAGGCAGAGAATCTTTTCACAAActggcaacccaaaagttgTTCTATTGCTTGGCTTATAACTCATCAATAAAGCATTGATAAAGGattaataacattaaaggtgcagtgtgtaggatctggcggtatctagggtgaggttgtagattgcaaccaactgaagcctctctcaTGTGCCGtgtaaaaatgtgaatggccctctctagagccagttgttgcaAAAGTAGAGTGCTTaaagtatgtgtgtatgtgggaagtgagtggtgaagcgagagagagagagagagagagagagagagggggtagCGGCgacactgtagaaacatggcggtgcaacatgagATGGggccgctccctatgtagacataaacaggccattctaaggtaacaaagacacaacaattcttattttcaggtgattatactctaaagaaaacacactatgCACTAATACTGTATTCTattccaatagatccccctaaatgttacacactgttcctttaataaagcTATTAGTTACAACTCATTAATCATTAATAATAGCTTATTAAAAAGTGGTACCGTTTCATGGGTTACTGTCTTCTTTCTTGTGCAAATCAAGACTGAACCTTCAAAAAGACATagcccagtggttcccaaacctcCACTGACATAGCCTAAGGATGTTGCGGAAACTGAATAAACCTTTGCTTTTTACAGAAGTACAAGATGTGAAAGTTGTATTCATACTAATAAATCTACAGGACACAATAAATACTGTTGCTGTGGTGGAATGAACACAGTTAGGTAGCATACCACAGAGGAAGAATCATATGTGCTGACTCATGAATGAGAACGTGTGCCATTATCACAGTCAGGCGgggaactttttttttggcacTTGAAGCAGACAGGAGGTTTTCACAGTGAAGGCAACCCTGTTAGA is drawn from Sebastes umbrosus isolate fSebUmb1 chromosome 18, fSebUmb1.pri, whole genome shotgun sequence and contains these coding sequences:
- the LOC119477312 gene encoding breast cancer metastasis-suppressor 1-like protein-A isoform X1, with protein sequence MPVHAREKKESNHEEMEVDFPEQDGSSTDEEDTVSSSVSEDGDSSEMDDEDCERRRMECLDEMTTLEKQFTDLKEQLYKERLSQVDIKLQEVMAGCAQEYLEPLANLQENMQIRTKVAGIYRELCLESVKNKYECEIQAACQHWESEKLLLFDTVQSELEEKIRRLEEDRHSIDITSELWNDGLHSRKNKKKDPFCPVKKKKPVVVSGPYIVYMLQDLDILEDWTAIRKAMASMGPHRVKVDVPAAVKPDRHHHVARFEDGRLFYDNQWYCRGQAICINRKDEYPTSAIITTINNDEVWFKRLDGTKSKLYIVQLQKGKYTIKHS
- the LOC119477312 gene encoding breast cancer metastasis-suppressor 1-like protein-A isoform X2 → MPVHAREKKESNHEEMEVDFPEQDGSSTDEEDTVSSSVSEDGDSSEMDDEDCERRRMECLDEMTTLEKQFTDLKEQLYKERLSQVDIKLQEVMAGCAQEYLEPLANLQENMQIRTKVAGIYRELCLESVKNKYECEIQAACQHWESEKLLLFDTVQSELEEKIRRLEEDRHSIDITSELWNDGLHSRKNKKKDPFCPVKKKKPVVVSGPYIVYMLQDLDILEDWTAIRKASMGPHRVKVDVPAAVKPDRHHHVARFEDGRLFYDNQWYCRGQAICINRKDEYPTSAIITTINNDEVWFKRLDGTKSKLYIVQLQKGKYTIKHS